The following proteins are co-located in the Maridesulfovibrio sp. genome:
- a CDS encoding FAD-dependent oxidoreductase, whose protein sequence is MSTLSAEEKYRNFIPEESRKYLEKLFVEFNRTVTLEVYTAEGEHREYNEFTLNICRAFNVFSDKIELREYAVDSEMGKNRNIIATPTILISPDEYDIRFLGAPAGEEGRALVEALNLASKGADGISDSTKEILEPLEKDRLIKIFASPTCPYCPGQAINAFKAAVARPDKISAWNISTLDNENMAHEYKVGSVPHTDINDTVTFTGLEPEEKFMLQLLFLKPLEEVVEEQRAAKAEATEETVYEDVDLVIVGGGPAGMSAGIYAKRSGLSCIILEKQGVGGQVALTPKVENYPGFTNIQGFELVEILGSHARQYTDIHQFAEVKDAKYGPRIEIVTDEKHYQAKGVLLATGVNVRMLGVPGENKFYGHGVSYCATCDGNFYKGGKAVIVGGGNTALTDALHLKHLGIETTIVHRGDKFRAEKVLQDSVNREGIKIIWNSQVTEIIGEDQVESARIINKDGAETILDTDVVFVAIGHTANTELAEKLGCELRPDGFIKVDPTQRTSVERVYAAGDVTGGVRQIITATGQGAAAALTAFDDFTRLFDDSKENTKNIW, encoded by the coding sequence ATGAGTACACTGAGCGCAGAAGAAAAATACCGCAATTTCATTCCCGAAGAGAGCCGCAAATATCTTGAAAAACTTTTTGTCGAATTCAACCGTACTGTAACTCTTGAAGTATACACTGCCGAAGGAGAACACCGTGAATATAATGAATTTACCCTGAACATCTGTCGCGCTTTCAATGTGTTCAGTGATAAGATTGAGTTACGCGAATATGCGGTAGACAGTGAAATGGGTAAAAACCGCAATATTATTGCCACCCCCACCATACTGATCTCACCGGATGAATACGATATCCGTTTTCTGGGTGCACCTGCCGGAGAAGAAGGCCGGGCCTTGGTAGAAGCTTTGAACCTTGCTTCCAAAGGTGCAGACGGAATTTCTGACTCGACAAAAGAGATACTCGAACCTCTGGAAAAAGACCGCCTGATAAAAATCTTTGCCAGTCCGACCTGCCCATATTGTCCCGGACAGGCCATCAACGCCTTCAAGGCAGCCGTTGCCAGACCGGACAAAATATCAGCTTGGAATATTTCCACTCTTGATAATGAAAACATGGCTCACGAATACAAGGTCGGCTCTGTTCCCCATACCGATATCAATGACACAGTCACCTTTACCGGACTGGAACCGGAAGAAAAATTTATGCTTCAGCTGCTCTTCCTGAAACCACTCGAAGAAGTAGTTGAAGAGCAAAGAGCAGCAAAGGCTGAAGCAACCGAAGAAACTGTTTACGAAGATGTCGATCTGGTCATCGTCGGCGGGGGACCGGCAGGAATGAGCGCCGGGATTTACGCTAAGCGCAGCGGACTGAGCTGTATCATCCTTGAAAAGCAAGGTGTGGGCGGACAGGTTGCTTTAACTCCCAAGGTTGAGAACTATCCCGGATTCACCAACATTCAAGGCTTTGAATTGGTGGAAATTCTAGGTTCCCATGCCCGCCAATACACCGACATCCATCAATTTGCCGAAGTTAAGGATGCTAAATACGGCCCTCGCATCGAAATTGTCACCGATGAAAAGCACTACCAGGCTAAAGGTGTCCTGCTTGCGACCGGGGTAAATGTGCGCATGCTCGGCGTTCCGGGTGAGAATAAATTTTACGGTCACGGAGTCAGCTACTGTGCCACCTGCGATGGAAACTTCTACAAGGGCGGCAAGGCTGTCATCGTCGGCGGCGGCAACACCGCGCTCACCGATGCACTGCACCTTAAGCATCTAGGCATCGAAACCACCATCGTCCATCGTGGAGACAAATTCCGGGCCGAAAAAGTGCTGCAGGATTCCGTAAACCGCGAGGGCATCAAGATCATCTGGAACAGTCAGGTTACCGAGATTATCGGTGAGGATCAGGTTGAATCAGCCCGTATTATTAACAAAGACGGCGCAGAGACTATTCTCGATACCGACGTAGTATTTGTAGCCATCGGACATACCGCCAACACCGAACTTGCTGAAAAACTGGGATGTGAATTGCGCCCGGATGGTTTCATTAAGGTTGATCCCACCCAGCGCACCAGCGTGGAACGAGTCTACGCTGCCGGAGACGTGACCGGAGGAGTGCGCCAGATCATCACCGCCACCGGTCAGGGAGCTGCAGCGGCGCTGACCGCCTTTGACGATTTCACCAGACTCTTTGATGACAGCAAGGAGAATACTAAGAATATTTGGTAG